The following is a genomic window from Flavobacteriales bacterium.
CGATGCGGCTGGAGCGCAAGGCCGCAGGGTTCCAGTACGACCTGTCGCGTGAACCGCTGTACGACATCAACGCGATCGCGCGGATGCTGCCGCATCGCTACCCCTTCCTGCTGATCGACAAGATCATGGAGATCACGGAGGACACCATCATCGGGGTGAAGAACGTGACCATGAACGAGCCCTTTTTCCAGGGCCATTTCCCGAACAACCCGGTGATGCCCGGGGTGATCCAGATCGAAGCCATGGCACAGGTAGGCGGGGTCTTCGCCCTCAGCCAGGTGCCCGACCCGGAGCACTACACCACCTACTTCCTGAAGATCGACGGCGTGCGCTTCAAGCGCAAGGTGATCCCGGGGGACACGGTGGTGTTCCGCCTGCAGCTGATCACGCCCATCCGGCGCGGCATCGTGCACATGAAAGGCGTGGCCTACGTGAACGGACAGCCGGCGATGGAGGCCGAGATGATGGCCCAGATCGCCCGCGACAAGGCCCCCGAACCCAGGACCAACGCGGACACCCCGGCGCCGAAGACCTCGGCGGTCAACGCATGAGCATCTCCCCCCTCGCCTCCGTGCACCCCGACGCGAAGCTCGGCCGCGACGTGGTGGTGGAGCCCTTCGCCACCATCTACGCCGACGTGACGATCGGCGACGGCACCTGGATCGGGCCCAACGCCGTGCTGATGGACGGTGCCCGCATCGGCAGCCGCTGCCGCATCTTCCCCGGCGCGGTGATCGGCGCCATCCCGCAGGACCTCAAGTTCGCCGGGGAGTACACCACCGCCGAGGTGGGCGACGGCACCACCATCCGCGAGTGCGTCACCATCAACCGCGGCACGGCCGACCGCCAGCGCACCGCCGTGGGCAGCTACTGCCTGCTGATGGCCTATGTGCACCTGGCGCACGACTGCGTGCTGGGCAACAACATCGTCATCGCCAACAGCGTGAACCTGGCCGGCCACGTCACCATCGACGACTGGGCCATCCTGGAGGGCAACGTGGCCGTGCAGCAATTCCTGCACATCGGTGCCCACAGCTTCATCGCCGGCGCCAGCCTGGTGCGCAAGAACGTGCCGCCCTTCGTGAAGGCCGCACGCGAACCCCTGAGCTACGTGGGCGTGAACGTGGTGGGCCTGCGCCGCCGCGGCTACACCGACGAGCAGGTGGCCCGCATCGAGGACATCTACCGCGAGATCTTCGTGCGCAACAACAACGTGGAGCGCGCCGTGCAGAGCGTGGAGCAGACCCTGCCGCGCAGCCCCGAGCGCGGCCAGATCCTGGACTTCATCCGCAACAGCCCCAAGGGCATCATGCGCGGGCTGGCGGAGTAGGCCGCAATGTGGAGATGGGCGAATGTGAACATGTGAAGACCCTCTAATGATCGACCTTCGACGATCGCCACCTCCACTCATTTCCACATTCCTACATTCCCCGTATTCCTCTGAATGGAAGTCGCCCTCCGCTCCGTCACCAAGCGCTTCGGGCGCGAGGTGGTGTTCCGCGAAGTGGAGCACGTCTTCGCCGCCGGCAGCCGCACCGCCTTGCTGGGCCCGAACGGAAGCGGGAAGAGCACCCTGCTGCAGGTGATCGGGGGCGCCCTGTCGGCCACCTCGGGCACGGTGCTGCACCAGCTGGACGGGCGCGTCATCGACCCCGAGGCGGTGTACCGCCAGGTGGCCTTCGCCACCCCCTACCTGGGCCTGTACGAGGACCTGAGCCTGCGCGACACCCTGGCCTTCCACCGGCGCTTCAAGCCCTTCCGGCCGGGCCTTGCCGACGTGGACGTGGCCCGCGCGGCTTATCTGGACAAGGAGCTGGACAAGCCCGTGCGGCAGTTCAGCAGCGGCATGAAGCAGCGCTTGAAGCTGGTGCTGGCCGTGATGAGCGACGTGCCCCTGCTGCTGCTGGACGAACCCACGAGCAACTTGGACGCGCGCGGGACCACCTGGTCCGTCGAGCTGCTGCAGGCCCACGTGGAGGGGCGCACGCTGGTGGTGGCCAGCAACCGCGTGGAGGCCGAGACCGCCCTGTGCACCGCGCAGCTGGACGTGCTGGCGTGGAAGCCCGGCGCCCGGGGCTGAACCGATGTCGCCGGCCTTCGGGCCGATCCCCTATTTTCGCGCCCGCCTTCCGGAAACGAAGGCCGCATCCCATCCCGCCATGGCCACCACCGCTGACGTCAACATCGGCTCTTACATCCGCTTCAACGGCGACATCTGCCAGATCATGGAGTGGCAGCACCGCACGCCGGGCAACCTGCGCGCCTTCTACCAGGGCAAGATGCGCAACCTGCGCAACGGCAAGCTGGCCGAGAACCGCTGGCGCAGCGGCGAAACGATCGAGGTGCTCCGCGTGGAGGTGCACGAACTGCAATACCTCTACCGCGAAGGCGACAACCTGGTGTGCATGGACCAGGAGAGCTTCGAGCAGAAGTACATCCCCGTGGGCCTCTTCGGCGGCGCGCTGGGCTTCATGAAGGAGGAGATGGTGGTGCAGATCGGCTTCGAGAGCGAGCAGCCCATCTTCGCCCGCCCGCCGAAGACGGTGGAACTGAAGGTGGTGTACACCGAGCCCGCCGTGAAGGGCGATACCGCCAACAAGGTGATGAAGCCCGCCAAGCTGGAGACCGGCGTGGAGATCAACGTGCCCATCTTCGTGGAGGAGGGCACCGTGGTGCGGATCGACACCGAGTCAGGGGAGTACATGGACCGCGTCAAGAAGTAGGGACGACGATCGGGTCGCCGCGCACCGACGCGGCTCCTCATCCCCGCCCCGGACCCCGCCCTGCCCCCGCAGCCGGCGGGGTCCGCGTTTCCGGCCCTGAAGGCCGCGCGGTTACCTTCGTGCCGATGGACCTCACCGAGCCCTGCACCGCCGCCGAACTGGCCGCCCTGCTGGGCGTGCGCGTGGCAGGTGACGCCACCCGCACCGTTACCGGCATCAACGAGATCAACCGGGTGCGCACCGGCGACCTGGTGTACGTGGACCATCCCAAGTGGTACGCGAAGGCCCTGGAGAGCGCCGCCACCACGATCCTGATCGACAAGGAGGTGGAGGCCCCGGCGGGCAAGGCCCTGCTGATCAGCATCGATCCCTGCGGTGACTACAACCGGCTGGTGCGGCACTTCAGCCCGCGCAAGGCGTGGAGCAAGGCCCGGCCTGTGGTGGGTGCCGGCACCGAGGTGCACCCCAGCGTGGTCCTCGGCCCCGACGTGCGCATCGGTGCGGACTGCCTGCTGATGCCCGGGGTGGTGATCTACGGTCCTGCCCAGCTCGGCGACCGGGTGACGGTGCACGCCAACACCGTGATCGGCTCCGACCCCTTCTACTACAAGAAGCGCCCCACCGGCTACGACAAGATGGTGCCCTGCGGCAGCGTGCTGATCGAGGACGACGTGGAGATCGGCGCGCTGTGCACGATCGACCGCGGGGTGAGCGCCGACACGCGGATCGGCGCAGGCACCAAGATGGACAACCACGTGCAGGTGGGCCACGACACCCTGATCGGCCGACGCTGCCTGATCGCCGCGCACGTGGCCATCGCCGGCGCCGTGGTGATCGAGGACGAGGTGACGCTGTGGGGCCAGGTGGGCATCCCCAGCAAACTGCGCGTGGGCAAGGGCGCCGTGCTGCTCGGGCAGAGCGGCATCATGAGCGATGTGGAGGGCGGCCGCAGTTACCTGGGCTCCCCGGCCACCGAGGCACGCCAGAAGCTGCGCGAGATCGCCCTGAGCCAGCGCCTACCGGACATCGCGCGCAAGCTGGGGCTGTGAGCATGACCCGCCTCGACCGCCTCACCGAGCGCCTCGGCCTGAAGGAGTTCCAGCTGAAAGCCCTGCTGGAGGTCACCAAGGCCATCAATGGCAACGTGGACCGCGCCGGCCTGCTGCGGCTCTACGGTGGCATCGTGCACCAGGAGCTGGGCATCACCCGCCTGCTGCTGTATGAGCGCACCGACCGCTGGCAGCTGGCGCTGAGCCACGGTGTGGGCCACACGCCCCCGTCCATCGACCTCGATGTGCTGGCCACCGCCGGCGAGGGCATCCACCTTACCACCGCCCAGGAAGAGGACCGCCTCGCCGGCTTCGACGTGGTGGTGCCCGTGTTCCACGAGCAGCGGCCGCTGGCCTACCTGCTCATCGGCGACCTTGACGAGGACGAACAGCGCATGAGCCCCTCGGTGAAGCACCTCAACTTCATCCAGACGCTCACCAACCTGATCGTGGTGGCGCTGGAGAACAAGCGCCTCGCCGCCCAGGCCCTGCAGCAGGAGCGCGACAAGCGCGAGCTGGAGCTGGCCGCCGAGATGCAGGGCATGCTGGTGCCGCAGGAGCTGCCGCGCACCGACCGCTTCGAGGCCGCCGCCTGGTACCTGCCCCACCGCCAGGTGGGCGGCGACCACTACGACGTGGTGCACCGCGGCGACCGCATGGTGCTCGTGGTGGCCGACGTCAGCGGCAAAGGCATGGCCGCCGCGCTGCTGATGAGCAACTTCCAGGCGACGCTGCGCGCGCTGGTGGAGTACTCCAACGATCCCCTCGACGCGCTGGTGCGCGACCTCAACGACAAGGTGTACGGCAACGCCCGCGGCGAGCGCTTCATCACCTGTTTCCTGGCCGACCTCGACCTGCGCACCGGCGCGATGCGCTATGTGAACTCCGGGCACAACCCGGTGCTGTTGCGCACCGCGGAGGGCTTCACGGAGCTTTCCACCGGCAGCATCGCGCTGGGCATGATGCCGAAGTTGCCCTTCCTGCAGGTGGGCGCCACCACCCTGCCGCCCGGCAGCCTGCTGCTCGCCTACACCGACGGTCTCGTGGAGCAGGAGGACGTGCACGGCCAGGCCTTCGAGCTGGACCAGGTGCGCCGCGCGGTGGACGAGGTGCGCCACGCGGGGCCGGGCGCCGTGATCGAAGCGGTGGTGGCGCGTTTCGAGGCGCACCGGGGCGGTCAGCCCTACCTGGACGACATCGCGCTGCTCAGCTGCGCGCTGCGCTGAGCGCTTCACGATCGCGCTGCACCTTCGGGTGGCGCAGGTCGAACAGCACCACCATGGCCGTGAACATCCAGAAGGGCACTGCGGCCTTGTCGGTGTCCAGGAAGTTGTTCAGCGCACCGTGCAGGTAGTAGGTCACCAGGCCCAGAAAGGCCACCACCAGCAGCGTGCGGTCCGGGCCCTTGGGCATGCGCGGATACAGACGCATCACGGTCCACACGGTGACCACCACGAGCAGGACCATGAGCAGCATGCCGGGCACGCCCTGTTCGGCCAGCGGGCCCAGGTACTCGCTGTGCGCATTGCCGCCCGTACCGAAGTTGGTGCTGATGATGGTGCGGTCCTCGCTGGCCTGGAAGGGGGCGTACTGGAACATGTAGGTGCCGGGCCCCCAGCCGAACACCGGCCGCTCCTGCCACATGCGCAGGGCCGAGTTCCACCGGTTGAGGCGCTCCAGGTTGCTGGCGTCGCTGCTGATGTTGCTGATGCTCTGCACGTGCTCCCCCAGGTCGTCGCTGCTCTCCTCGCGGTTGCGTTCCAGCGCCACGGTGATGCGGTCGGCGTTCACGGCATAGAGCGCGCCGCCGGAACCGAGCACCAGCAGGAGCGCCCAGGGGGGGATGCGCAGGCGCAGGACCATCAGCATGCCGAAAGCGCCCACCAGGCTCACCCAGGCGGCACGGGTGTAGCTGAACAACAGCCCCGCTGCGAAGAGCAACAGCATCACCCCCGCATAGCCACGCATCGTGCGTGGCGTCTCCGGCATGAACGGTGCGGCCACCAGGAAGGGCAGGAAGAAGGCGATGATGGCCCCGTAGCTCGTGTGGTCCTTGAAGAAGGGCGTCATCACCCAGTGCGCGGGGTCCTGCTCGAAATGATGTTGCGCGTGGTTGATCAGCGTGTACACGATCACCCCGGCCATGGCGGTGATGAAGAGCCAAATCATGCGCTTCATGTTGCGGCCGTCCTCGAACAGGCGCGTGGCCATGAAGTAGCAGGTGGTGACGAACCACAGGCGGGCCAGGAGGAACTTGAAGCTCACCAGCGGCATCGCGCTGGGCACGATGCACGCCGTCATCCACACCAGCTGGGCCACGATGATGCCGGTGATGGGGTGGCGCAGCACGCCTGGCGCGATCACGCCTTTCTCCAGGGCGACCTTGAGCAGGAAGAGCACGGTGAGCCCCACCATGAGCGGTTCGGTGGGCAGGCTGATGCCGATGCCCCCCAGGTCGAGCTGTTCGAGGTTGATGGACAGCGGCGTGGCGAACACGATGAAGAGCAGCAGCTTGTCGGCCGCGGCCAGCATGGCCCACACGGCGATGAGGGCCGCGGGCAATAGCGCAAGCCAGGGCATGTCGCGGGCCGTCAGCAGCAGGTTGAGCAGCACGAAGGCGGCGCACACCACCATGATCCACTGCCGCTTCAACGCCTGCACCATGGCCTACGGACGATGGCGGAGGGCCAGCAGCACGTAGGCCAGGAAGAGCGCGCTGGCCATGCTGATGAGGACGATGAGCCAGCGCACCGGGAAGACCTTCTTGTCGGCCACCTCGGGGTAGCCCACCACGTTGGTGTAGGTGAGCACCTTGTTCACGTCGGTGCGGGCCTTCTCCACGTCGTTGAGGCGGGCCACGTAATTGTCCCGGAAGATGGTGCTCAGCTCGGTGAGCTGCCGGAACTCACCGCCCTTTTCGCCCAGGGCCTTCAGCAGGCCGCGGGCCTCCTCCCGCGCGGCACCGGAAGCACCGCCGCTCTGCATGCGCAGGTAGCCGCGGGTCACCTCCTCGGTCTGGGCGTCGTAGTCCAGCAGGCCGGTCTCGCGGCGCAGCTGGTCGAGCCTCGTTTCCACGCTGTCCAGCTTGTGCTTGGCGATGGCCATCTCGCGTTCGGAGATGGCGAGCAGTTCGTGCGACTTCTCGCGTTGCAGCCTGCGGGCCAGCAGGTCGGTCTGTCGCAGGATCTCCTGCACCATGTCGCGCGCCAGCTGCGGGTCCTCGTCGGTCACCTCGATCTGCACGCTCTCGAAGCGCGTCTTGCCGATCTCCACGCGGTCGTGGTATTCCGCGTCCAGGTAGAACCGCCCCGGCGGCTTGGTGATGTCGATCTCGTAATGGCGGGCCAGGTCGAAGCGCTGCACGAGGCTGTCGCGGATGCTGTTGCTCTCCAGCAACTGCAGCAGCTGGTCCGTGCGGGTCTCGATGCTGTAGCTCGTGAGGTTCACGGGGAACACCGTGGCGCTGGAGCGGTAGCGCGGGGCGATGAAGGTGGGCCCGCTGAGCACGGCGCTGAGCACCAGGGCCACCAGGGCGGTGAGGGCCATCGTGCGCCAGCCGCGGCGCAGCACGGTCAGCGCATGGGAAAGGTCGAGCTCAGCGGCCATGGTGGGTCTTGATCTTGCGGACGTTCTCCTGCACCACGATCAGCAGCAGGGCCAGGAGGAAGGCGCTGATGGTGCTGACGGCCACCACGAGCCAGCGCACGGGGTAGCTCTTCTTGTCGGCGGGCTGGGCGTGGTTCACCACGAACTTGTGGGGCAGGTCGCTCTCGTGGTCGGCCTGGGCCTGCTCCAGCTTCATGCGCAGCACGCTCAGGCGTTTCACCTCGTTGAACTGGCGGTCCTGCAGGGTGACGTAGGCGCCGCCGTACCGGGCCAGCACCTTGAAGCGCTCCTCGAACTCGCGCACGGCGCGCTGGTCGCCCTTCACGATGGCGGCGCCGAGGTACTCGTTGTAGCGCTCGGTCTGGGTGTGGTAGTCGTGCACGCCCAGCTGGCGCAGCACCCGCATGCTGTCCTCGATGGCGGCGATCTCCCGCTCCAGCATGGTCACCTTCTCGGCCACCAGCTCCAGACCTTTCTCGGCGCGCTCGCGGTTCATGTCCTTCCACACGCTGTCCACCTGCGCGGCGATGTAGTTGGCGATGAGGGCGGCGGTGTCGGGCCGGGGATGCAGCACCTCCACGCGCACGCTGCCGAACTTGGTGTACTCGAAGGTGATGTGGTCCTGGAACGCTTCGCGCAGGTCGGTATTGCGGGTGCGGCTGTCGGGCTTGATGCGGAACGCCCGCATCAGGTCGAAGGTGGTGGAGGTGCGTTCGCGGATGAGGTCGCTGTTGAGCACCTGCAGCAGCTGTTCGGCGTCCTCGGCATCGCCCAGGGCGAGGATGTCGTCGCGGCCGGTGCTCTGCTCGGTGAGCAGCGCCTTGCTCACCGAGTTGGTGATGGCCGGGAAGAGGATGACCTCGCTCTTGTAGAGGGGGCGGATGATGAAGGCGGCGGCCACCCCGGCGACCATCCCCAGCAGGGTGATGCCGAGGATGAGGCGGCGGCGTTCCCAGAGGAAGAGCACCAGGTCGAAGCGGTCGTCCGGCCTGGCGCTGCGGGCGTCGGTCATGGAAGGGGCTTGGAAAAGGAGGCCTAAAGTACGGATCCGGTCCCGCCCGCTGCCGGAGCGCGCAGGCCGCGCAGGTCGGCGGCCCGCAGGGTGCGCGTGGCGAAGGCCAGCAGCAGGGCCGCGGCGGGCACGCCCAGCAGCACGGTGACCGGCGCGGCGTTCGCCGTGCCCAGGCCCAGGGCCACGGCGGCGAGGCCGGCGGCGTAGAGCACGGGACCGCCCCACGCGGACGCTCCGCGGGGCAGGCCGAAGCGACGCGCGGCGAGCACGGCCTGGGCGATGGCCATGGCGGACTGGGTGATGAGGCTGGCCCAGGCGGCGCCGAGCCCCTGGTGGCGGGGGATCAGCCACAGGTTGAGCGCGAGGTTGGCCACCATGCCCGCGGCCGCCAGCCGGTTCAGCGTCCGCAGGTCGCCGCCGGCGGTGAGCAGCGTGCCGAAGACGTAGGTGGTGCACACGGCGACGAAGGAGACGCCGAGCACGGCCAGCACCGGGGCGCTCTCGGCCACGTGGGCGGTGTAGCGCAGGGCCATCACCTCGGGCGCCAGCAGCACGGCCAGCACGGCCAGCGCCACGGTGCCCGCCCACACGAGCCGGAACGCGAGGCTGGTGAGCGGGGCCACCGGGGCGCCGTCGCCCAGCAGGCGGCTGAACATGGGCAGCAGCAGGCCCGCCAGCAGGTAGCCCAGCATGTTGAAGGCCTCGAAGAAGCGGAAGGCCTGCGCGTAGATGCCCGCCTGCAACGGGCCGTCGGGCAGCAGGCGCTCCAGCATCACGGTGTCGGTGCGGTAGTAGAAGGTCATCAGCAGCACCAGCAGGGCGTAGGGGAAGCTGCGGCGCAGCAGGTCGCCGGCGGCGCGGCCCGGCCAGCGGGGACGCAGGGCCCGCGTCTGCCGGCGCACCAGGGCCCAGGCCACGCCCACGGCGACCACGTACACCACGGTCTGCGCCTGCACGAACCACAGGATGGGCAGCGGCGCGTCGGGGCCGCGGCCCCACAGCAGCCAGGCCATGCCGCCGATCAGCAGGGCGCGGTCCAGCACGCTCAGCAGGCTGTCCTGCGCATAGCGCTGCCCGGCGGCCACGGCACCGCGCAGGAAGAGCAGGAGCGCCGCCAGCGCCTGGTTCACGATGAGCCAGCCCAGCAGGTGCAGCTGCAGGCCACCGTAGCCGAGCACCAGGGCGGTGGCGAGGGTCACCACGGCGTACAGCACCACCAGGGCGGCGCGCACGCCCAGCAGGCCGGGCAGCTCGGCGGCCATCGTCCCGGGCTCGCGGGCCAGCCGTCGCGTGGTGTGGTTGGTGAGCCCCAGGTCCAGCAGGATGTTGAGCAGGAAGCTCAGGCTCAGCAGCGCGGCGTAGGTGCCGTAGGCGGCCGCCCCCACCCGCTCCTGCACGGCGGCATCGATGCCCAGGATGTAGAAGGGCTTCACCAGCAGGTTCAGCACCACCACCAGGGCCAGGTTGCGCAGAAAGCGGCCTTGCATCGGGGCGAAGGTGCGAAAGGCGGAGGCAGCATGCACATGGGCACATGCACCGAGGGCCGCCCCGCGATCGCGAAGCGGCCCTCGGCCGGGATCCAGCGAACCACTACCGCGCCACCTTCACGGCCTTCTTCACCACGACGCTGTCGTTGAGGTAGAGCGTGCAGTGGTAGGTTCCGGGCGCCAGATCGGTCGTGTTCCAGTCGTGGGTGTAGCTGCCCACCTCACGCACGGCCTCCTCCAGCACCTCCAGCCGCTTGCCGCTGGCATCGCTCACCTCCAGACGCGTGCGGCCCGGTGCGGCCACCGTGTAGCGCAGCTGCGTGAGGTCCGCCACCGGGTTGGGGATGATGTGCAGGTCGGTGCGCAGGGGGTCGCTTGCGCCTGCCCCTCCACCTGCCCCTGCCCCTGAACCCATGGTGCGCTGGTCGGCATCGCCATGCGCTGCGCAGCAGGTGGCGAGGTCTTGTTGCAGCGCACTGATCTGGGCTTGTTGCGCGTCGTTGGCGGACTTCAGCTCCTGGACCGCTCCGATGAGATAGGGGATGATCCCCTCGTAGTTCACGGTGAGCAGGTCGGCCGCAGCGGAGATGACATTCCCTGCTGTGTCGGTCACCTCCGGGCGATGCGCTTCGCGCACCAGATGCGGCAACACTTGCTGGAGGTCCTGGGCCAGCACACCCGCCTGGTAGCCGGTGGGCAGGTTCATCTCCGGGTGATCCTGCGCTGCGAACTCATACGACTTGGGAGCCAGCTGTTCCACCACATCCAGGCAACCGCCCAAGGGCTCGATGTTCTGCTTGAGCGTGGCATCGCTCGTGACCCACGGACCCAGGGAAAGGTAGCCGTAGCCATCGAACCATGCCGCCCAGCCCGGCCCACCGGACATATCCCGGACGGCCGTGCCCCACACCGCGATCGGGTCCTGCGTGATGTACTCCCCATCGGCGAAGAAATAGCCCGACACCACCGATCCGTTCCAATCACCGGCTCCGGTCAAGGAAGAGACGCCCCAATTGCGGTATGCCCCATCCACCGCCGACCGCAGGCCATAGTTCGCATCTCCCTCCTGCACATTGATGAGGTCCGCGGCGACTTTGGTGCCACCCACCACATCGTTCTGCGCACGGATCACGATGTCCTCCGCCAGCCCCGTGTTGCGGGTCTTCAGCACATCAAGCTTCGCCCCGGGCTCCAACATGCCGATGCCCACCATGTTGCTCTCGTCCGGGCAGCCGCTCAAAGGACCGGGTTGCCAGGCCGTCACGATGTCATCCACGCCGTTGTTCTCCCAGTCGCAGTCCTGCAACGAACTGATGTCGCGCCATTTGATCACGCCGCGTTCCCCGGAAGGGCTTGGGGTGTCGTCCACCACCAGGATCTTGGTCAGCGTATTGTCGGCCGGATCATCCGGTAATTGACGGATCCGCGCACGGCCGTTCAAGAGGTCCAACCGCTCGGTCGGGTCGAGTCCTGTACCTTGAAAGTGGCCCAGGCCGAAGAAGACCTCGTTGCAGGACGTGGCCGGTGTAAATCGTCCTGCCTCCAACCCATCGACCCCAGCGGCCAGCGTGGTGCCCACATTGTTCCGTGTGAAGATGAACCGCAGTTGATCGGGGCCGTCCGGCTCGCCCAACAGGCCGTTGTCCGACCAGGCCAGGGTCAGGTGGTTCCTGTCGCCGGCCTCGGCCTTCAAGCCCAGATAGGCCTGGTCCGAGGTGTAGGTGATGTAGGTGCCCTGTTTCATCCAGGGCCGCCATCCACTGTCCTGGTTGCCCCCGCCGTCCAGGTGCAACATGGCCTGGGGCTTGTCCACCAGCGCGTTCGCGAAGGGCCCGATACCCAGGAAGCCGCTGAGGTTCACCCCGGTGTAGCCGTTCACCGTTTGCCCGGTATACGTGGGCGACAGGGTGACGCGCTGGATCGCATCGGTATACCAGTCGATCGGCTGGTTCGCCCGCGTTTCAATGCGCAACGGGACGATGCTACCGGCATCCGCACCGAACCACTCCGTGGTGCCGACGGTATTGCCATTCGTATCCCATGCCACCTGCGCACTCGCGTGGAGCGTCATGGCCAAGGCTGCCAGGCAGCCCAAAAAGTTCTTCGTCTTCATGGTCTTCGTTGTTGTTGTTCAACCGAAGACCGGATCGCTGCTACCTCATCACTAC
Proteins encoded in this region:
- the lpxA gene encoding acyl-ACP--UDP-N-acetylglucosamine O-acyltransferase → MSISPLASVHPDAKLGRDVVVEPFATIYADVTIGDGTWIGPNAVLMDGARIGSRCRIFPGAVIGAIPQDLKFAGEYTTAEVGDGTTIRECVTINRGTADRQRTAVGSYCLLMAYVHLAHDCVLGNNIVIANSVNLAGHVTIDDWAILEGNVAVQQFLHIGAHSFIAGASLVRKNVPPFVKAAREPLSYVGVNVVGLRRRGYTDEQVARIEDIYREIFVRNNNVERAVQSVEQTLPRSPERGQILDFIRNSPKGIMRGLAE
- a CDS encoding ABC transporter ATP-binding protein, producing MEVALRSVTKRFGREVVFREVEHVFAAGSRTALLGPNGSGKSTLLQVIGGALSATSGTVLHQLDGRVIDPEAVYRQVAFATPYLGLYEDLSLRDTLAFHRRFKPFRPGLADVDVARAAYLDKELDKPVRQFSSGMKQRLKLVLAVMSDVPLLLLDEPTSNLDARGTTWSVELLQAHVEGRTLVVASNRVEAETALCTAQLDVLAWKPGARG
- the efp gene encoding elongation factor P, which translates into the protein MATTADVNIGSYIRFNGDICQIMEWQHRTPGNLRAFYQGKMRNLRNGKLAENRWRSGETIEVLRVEVHELQYLYREGDNLVCMDQESFEQKYIPVGLFGGALGFMKEEMVVQIGFESEQPIFARPPKTVELKVVYTEPAVKGDTANKVMKPAKLETGVEINVPIFVEEGTVVRIDTESGEYMDRVKK
- a CDS encoding UDP-3-O-(3-hydroxymyristoyl)glucosamine N-acyltransferase, with the protein product MDLTEPCTAAELAALLGVRVAGDATRTVTGINEINRVRTGDLVYVDHPKWYAKALESAATTILIDKEVEAPAGKALLISIDPCGDYNRLVRHFSPRKAWSKARPVVGAGTEVHPSVVLGPDVRIGADCLLMPGVVIYGPAQLGDRVTVHANTVIGSDPFYYKKRPTGYDKMVPCGSVLIEDDVEIGALCTIDRGVSADTRIGAGTKMDNHVQVGHDTLIGRRCLIAAHVAIAGAVVIEDEVTLWGQVGIPSKLRVGKGAVLLGQSGIMSDVEGGRSYLGSPATEARQKLREIALSQRLPDIARKLGL
- a CDS encoding SpoIIE family protein phosphatase, translating into MTRLDRLTERLGLKEFQLKALLEVTKAINGNVDRAGLLRLYGGIVHQELGITRLLLYERTDRWQLALSHGVGHTPPSIDLDVLATAGEGIHLTTAQEEDRLAGFDVVVPVFHEQRPLAYLLIGDLDEDEQRMSPSVKHLNFIQTLTNLIVVALENKRLAAQALQQERDKRELELAAEMQGMLVPQELPRTDRFEAAAWYLPHRQVGGDHYDVVHRGDRMVLVVADVSGKGMAAALLMSNFQATLRALVEYSNDPLDALVRDLNDKVYGNARGERFITCFLADLDLRTGAMRYVNSGHNPVLLRTAEGFTELSTGSIALGMMPKLPFLQVGATTLPPGSLLLAYTDGLVEQEDVHGQAFELDQVRRAVDEVRHAGPGAVIEAVVARFEAHRGGQPYLDDIALLSCALR
- a CDS encoding O-antigen ligase family protein, with translation MVQALKRQWIMVVCAAFVLLNLLLTARDMPWLALLPAALIAVWAMLAAADKLLLFIVFATPLSINLEQLDLGGIGISLPTEPLMVGLTVLFLLKVALEKGVIAPGVLRHPITGIIVAQLVWMTACIVPSAMPLVSFKFLLARLWFVTTCYFMATRLFEDGRNMKRMIWLFITAMAGVIVYTLINHAQHHFEQDPAHWVMTPFFKDHTSYGAIIAFFLPFLVAAPFMPETPRTMRGYAGVMLLLFAAGLLFSYTRAAWVSLVGAFGMLMVLRLRIPPWALLLVLGSGGALYAVNADRITVALERNREESSDDLGEHVQSISNISSDASNLERLNRWNSALRMWQERPVFGWGPGTYMFQYAPFQASEDRTIISTNFGTGGNAHSEYLGPLAEQGVPGMLLMVLLVVVTVWTVMRLYPRMPKGPDRTLLVVAFLGLVTYYLHGALNNFLDTDKAAVPFWMFTAMVVLFDLRHPKVQRDREALSAARS
- a CDS encoding polysaccharide biosynthesis C-terminal domain-containing protein, with protein sequence MQGRFLRNLALVVVLNLLVKPFYILGIDAAVQERVGAAAYGTYAALLSLSFLLNILLDLGLTNHTTRRLAREPGTMAAELPGLLGVRAALVVLYAVVTLATALVLGYGGLQLHLLGWLIVNQALAALLLFLRGAVAAGQRYAQDSLLSVLDRALLIGGMAWLLWGRGPDAPLPILWFVQAQTVVYVVAVGVAWALVRRQTRALRPRWPGRAAGDLLRRSFPYALLVLLMTFYYRTDTVMLERLLPDGPLQAGIYAQAFRFFEAFNMLGYLLAGLLLPMFSRLLGDGAPVAPLTSLAFRLVWAGTVALAVLAVLLAPEVMALRYTAHVAESAPVLAVLGVSFVAVCTTYVFGTLLTAGGDLRTLNRLAAAGMVANLALNLWLIPRHQGLGAAWASLITQSAMAIAQAVLAARRFGLPRGASAWGGPVLYAAGLAAVALGLGTANAAPVTVLLGVPAAALLLAFATRTLRAADLRGLRAPAAGGTGSVL
- a CDS encoding tail fiber domain-containing protein, producing MKTKNFLGCLAALAMTLHASAQVAWDTNGNTVGTTEWFGADAGSIVPLRIETRANQPIDWYTDAIQRVTLSPTYTGQTVNGYTGVNLSGFLGIGPFANALVDKPQAMLHLDGGGNQDSGWRPWMKQGTYITYTSDQAYLGLKAEAGDRNHLTLAWSDNGLLGEPDGPDQLRFIFTRNNVGTTLAAGVDGLEAGRFTPATSCNEVFFGLGHFQGTGLDPTERLDLLNGRARIRQLPDDPADNTLTKILVVDDTPSPSGERGVIKWRDISSLQDCDWENNGVDDIVTAWQPGPLSGCPDESNMVGIGMLEPGAKLDVLKTRNTGLAEDIVIRAQNDVVGGTKVAADLINVQEGDANYGLRSAVDGAYRNWGVSSLTGAGDWNGSVVSGYFFADGEYITQDPIAVWGTAVRDMSGGPGWAAWFDGYGYLSLGPWVTSDATLKQNIEPLGGCLDVVEQLAPKSYEFAAQDHPEMNLPTGYQAGVLAQDLQQVLPHLVREAHRPEVTDTAGNVISAAADLLTVNYEGIIPYLIGAVQELKSANDAQQAQISALQQDLATCCAAHGDADQRTMGSGAGAGGGAGASDPLRTDLHIIPNPVADLTQLRYTVAAPGRTRLEVSDASGKRLEVLEEAVREVGSYTHDWNTTDLAPGTYHCTLYLNDSVVVKKAVKVAR